One Malus sylvestris chromosome 14, drMalSylv7.2, whole genome shotgun sequence DNA segment encodes these proteins:
- the LOC126599986 gene encoding protein LURP-one-related 3-like, whose product MAKVHPFIIANGSSRVDASCCSTTTTSSLCTTKYLTSKRETFTIWMKSLVMQGNGCTAFDANGEVVYRIDNYDNKHSNEVYLMDLHGKLLFTVFEKKMCGFPNWKGYESNHNIGANKPTFQVRKSCRFVLGSKVSLYKVTMRSVSDCYSLEGSNGKSASAFIVRDNNGGIVAEAKQKQSSSGVVLGDDVMTLFVEAHVDHSFIMALVIVYGLIRHQL is encoded by the coding sequence ATGGCCAAGGTTCATCCTTTCATAATAGCAAATGGTAGTAGTAGGGTTGATGCTTCTTGCTGCtctactactactactagtaGTTTGTGTACTACCAAGTATCTGACGTCAAAGAGAGAAACGTTCACTATATGGATGAAATCGCTTGTGATGCAAGGAAACGGATGCACTGCGTTTGATGCAAATGGTGAGGTTGTGTATCGAATCGATAACTACGACAACAAACACAGCAATGAAGTTTATCTCATGGATCTCCACGGCAAGCTTCTGTTTACTGTATTTGAGAAGAAAATGTGTGGTTTCCCAAATTGGAAAGGCTATGAAAGCAATCATAACATTGGTGCCAATAAGCCAACGTTTCAAGTTAGAAAAAGTTGCAGATTTGTTCTTGGAAGTAAAGTGTCTTTATATAAAGTAACGATGCGATCTGTTAGCGATTGCTACAGTTTAGAGGGTTCGAACGGTAAATCAGCATCAGCTTTCATAGTAAGAGACAACAATGGAGGAATTGTAGCAGAAGCCAAGCAAAAGCAGTCAAGTTCAGGAGTAGTATTGGGAGATGATGTAATGACTTTGTTTGTGGAGGCTCATGTGGATCATTCCTTTATCATGGCTCTAGTCATTGTTTATGGCTTAATTAGGCATCAATTATGA